ATGTACACCCTCTCTTCACACCGCGAGGACCCCGTACGGGTGCGTATCGTCGACCGGGTCCCGGAGTCGTTCCCGATGGACCAGGTCGGGTTCCACCCGGAGTACGAGAGCGAGAACTGGACGGCGTACAAGGACCACCGCGTGGAGTTCGAGCGCGTCATCGATCCTGACGAGAGCGTCGAGACGGTGTTCGGAATCCGCGACGAGGACCCTGACCTCGACGGGTTCCTCGGCACGCCCGTGATCGAACACGTGCCCGTCGGCGAGGAGATCGAGGACGTCCTCGGCGCCGGCGACACGGACGCCGTCAGGGAGGTGCTCTCGGGAGACCGCGCGACGCTGCCCGGAATGGCGGACGACGACGAGCCGATCCCCGAAGACCCGGGCGAGGCGTCCGCGGCCGAGGAGGCCGACGCGGAACCCGCCGAACCGGCGGCGACAGACGCGGAACCGGAGGCCGCCGACCCTGAAGCCGACGACGGTCCGGAGGCCGAACGAGAGCCCGACGCCCCCGTGCCGCGTGCGGTCGACGAGGGCACGCCCGCCGTGACCGCACACGAGGGGGAACCGCTCGGCGTCGCGGCCGAGGCGGGGACCGAAGCCGAACCGGAGGGCGAGTCCGAACCGGCCGACGCTGCCGACGAACCCGACGAGACGGCCGAAGTCGACGACACGGAGGCGGAAGCGCCCGCCGAAGGCGAATCGGAGGCCGCCGGCGAGCGGTCCAGAGACGACGACCTGTCCGACGAGGAACCGGGCGACGCAGAGGCGAGCCTGCCCGGCGAGGGCGGCCTCGCGGCCGCGCTGGCGGCCGAAATCCGGAGCGGAGCGGCCGACGAGGAGGACATCGAGACCATCGAGTCGGCCTTCGACGCGGGCGTGCCGCGCAGCGTCGACGTGCGGATCGCCCGCCTCCAGTCGAGCGTGGCCGACATCGAGGCGTACGCCGACGCGCTCGCGGAGTTCATCGACGGCGAGGGGACGGCCCGAGAGATCCTCGACGGGATAGACGACCGGGTCGACACCGTCGAGTCCGAGGTCTCGGCGCTCGACGACCGCCTCGACGAGGCGGACGAGGAGCGCGAAACGATCGAGTCGGACGTCGCCCGCGTCGACTCCGCGGTCGACTCCGCGTCGAACGCGGTCGACGCCGTCGAGGAGCGCGTCGGCGCCGTCGAGGGCGACGTCGACGCGGTCGAAGGAGACGTCCGCAACGTCGAGGACGACGTCCGCAACGTGGAGGGCGACGTACGGGCGGTCGAAGACGAGGTCGCGTCCGTCGACGAGACGGTGGCGTCGGTCCGAGACGCCGTCTCGGCCGTCGAGACCGACGTGGACGACCTCACCGCCGACGTCGACCGGGTGGAGGGAGAGGCCGAGGCGGTCGCGGAGAGCGTCGACGACCTGGGCGACGACGTCGAGGCGCTGTACGAGGAGGTCGATAGGGCCGCCGAGCGCGCCGAGAACGCCGAGGGGCTGGCCGAGGACGCCGCCGCGGACGCCGACGACGTCGCGGCTCGCGTGGACGACGTCGAGTCCGACCTCGGCCGCTTCGACGAGGAGTTCGACGACCTGTGGGACGACCTCGCGGAGGTCGACACCCGTCTCACCGACATCGAGGACCAGCTCGGCGAGGACCTCGACGACGTGGCCGCCGAGATAGACGAGATCAACGACCACCTCGACGAGCTGGACGAGTTCCGCACCCGGCTCAACGAGGCGTTCGGTCCCTGAGTCGGGACGGAACGACTTCTCGAGAAAACGCCGGGACTCGACTCCCTCGAAAACGCAACCCGTTTTACCTGTGCGACCGCAGATCGGTCAATGACTGATCCCGTTCCGGTCGCCGTCCCCCGCAAGGGACGCCCGCTCGAAGCGGTGTTAGAGCGGGTCGCGGCCGTCTCGGACGACGACCGCCTCGACCGGCTCGCGGACAGCGTCAGCAACACGCTGCGGTACGAGAAGGCCGTCACGAAGGGCTCGGTCGATGCCGACGGCGGCCCGTACGAGCGGCTGGCCGAGTACTCCGACCCGTCGACGCCGGCGGAACCGGAGTTCACGTTGCTGCGCGACGACCGAGGAGGGAAGCCGCGTCGGATCGTCTTCGACGCCGCGACGGTCGATCTGGGCGACGTGACGGTCAAGCTCGTCGGCCGCGAGGAGCCGTTCCGCGCGCTTCGGACACACGAGTTCGCGCTCGGCTTCGACTCCGCGGACCTCGTCTTAGAGGAGGTGGTCGGAATCCGGGCGAGCGGTCTCGGGAACATCTCCGACATCAACGACCGGATCGACCCGGTCGACACCGACGTCCGCGTCGTGACCGGACTCGGAGACACGGTGTATCACACGCTGATGGGACGAGCGGACCGGCGCGGCTCCGGCGAGACGTTCGACCGCTCGTATCTCACCGAGTATCAGGGGCCGCTGTGCATCTCGCCGCGCTACGAGCGGCTCGTCACCGCGGTGCTGGGAACCGACGCGCTCGACGGCGTCGAGTTCGTCTATCCCGACGCGGACGAGGAGGAGGAGGCCGCTATCGCCCGAGTCGGCCTCGGCGTGTACCTCACCGTCACCGGTTCGACCGCGCGCGAACACGGGCTCTCCGTCGGTGAGCACCTCTTCCCCAGCGAGACTGTCCTCATGCGCAACGCGGCCGAGACGGACGGAGCCGTGTCCCGCGTGCTCCGAGCGCTCGAACGCGAGGCCGCCGACTCGGAGATCCGCGTCTGACTCCCCGCGGACGATATCGCGATATGTGATATACGCGATCGCAACGCGCCGCGATCGATCCCGAGTGGTCAGCGAGTCGCGAGGATACGGCCGGCGACCGGCGACGCGAACTCGTCACGCGACCCCCGCGGGACCGTACTCGCGGACGACCCCGGAGGCGGAAACCCGATCGAACGAACCGACCCCCCGAGGCAGTCGGGGTCCGTAGGCGCCTCACGGAGAAATAATTTATATCCAGAAATGTAGGACATAATAGTCGAAATTGTAGTACTACATTTCGATATTACTTTTTTGAGGGCGGCGTTATAGGGTACTACTCACCGAGATAAGGTCACTTATCCGGAATTCTGGGATAGATTGAAGTCGCGGCCGCGAAAACGCTCGTCCGAGAACGATGGGAAGCGATCGACAGTCGGTGAAGACGTACGTGCCGACGGAGCAGAAAGACGTGTGGCGCGAGCACGCCGACGAACTCGACATGTCGCTGAGCGAGTTCGTTCGGACGATGGTCCAGGCGGGGCGGCGGGGGTTCGCGCCGGCGGCGGAGACCGGATCCGAGGAACCCGCTTCCGAACCCTCGGACCCCGGGGGTCGCGACCTCGAAACGCGTGTCCGCGCGGTTCTCGAATCCGGCCCCTGCTCGTGGGACGAACTCGTTCAGGCGGTCGTCAGCGACGTCGAGGACGAACTGGAGGCGACGCTCGACGACCTTCAGGACCGCAACCGGGTTCGGTACAGCGGCCGAGACGGAGGGTACGTGTTGACCGATGAGTAGCACGCGCACGGCCCCCGACCCCGACGACCCGGTCGGCTACTTCCTCGAAGACCTCACGTACCACGGGAAGACGGACCGGACCCGAGAGTCCTACGAGCGCGTCCTCCGGCGGTTCGAGTCGTTCCTCGACGACGGGGAACCCGGTTCCGCGACCCACCGCGACTGTATGTCGTTCGTCCACTCGCTGCGGGGCGACGTCGCGGACAGCACCGTCGCGACGTACGCGGCCTACCTCCACCGGTTTTACGGGTACATGACGGAGGTTGGGGCCTTCGACGGGAACCCGATGACGCTGGTGATGGAGGAGATGGACGAGACCGTCGACAAGGACCCCGCCCGCCGAGACGTGTCGATCCCGGCGATGCGGTCGTTCGTCGCCGGGATCCGCCACCCGCTCCACCGCGCGCTCGTGGTGACGCTGTTGAAGACCGGGATGCGGGTGGGCGAGCTGTGTAACCTCGACCTACGGGACCTGTCGGTCACCGACTCGGACCTCGACGCGGCGTACTCGCTCGGGGGACGCCCCGCGCTGTCCGGCCGGCCGGACTCGGTCTTCGTGACCGCCGAGGCGACCGTCGGGGAAGAGCTGAACGGCGAGGTGCGGGCGGCAGCGAACAAACGCAAGCGCGGGACGGTGATCCCGGTCGACGACGAGCTTCGTCGGACGCTGAAACGCTGGCTCGCGGTCCGTCCGGACTCGCCGTCGCCCGCGGAGCCACTGTTCGTCGGTACCGCGGAGGGGTGGGGCGAGCGGCTAGAGCCGCAGGCGGTCAGACACGTCGTCGAGCGGTACGCCCGCGAGGAGGGGTGGTACCGGACCGGCGGCGGCGCCGACGAGAACGTCACGCCCCACTACTTCCGGCACTTCTTCACGACGCACCTCCGGGACCGGACCGGCGACCGCGGCGTGGTGAAGTACCTCCGCGGCGACGTGGCCGACGATGTGATAGACACGTACACCCATAACTGGGGCGACCAGGTGCGCGAGGTGTACGAGGCGAGCGTGTACCGCCTGCTGCCGTAGCGTGACGGAACGTCTCGGATTTTGTTGTGTTTCCGGTAACTGAATCGGTCTGAGAGCGAACAAATAAATGGCATATCGCTATATCGAAGGTGCTGCGGTGGAGTCGCGAACGCTTCTGAAAACGGTCACGGGATAGACGCCGTTCGGGCCGGTACCCGAGCCGCGATTACACCGCTCTCATCGAATTCGAAATGGAGCGTCTGGCCGCGACAGGTGGATACCACACCGACAGTTTTTGCCGACACCGGGCGGGCGTCACACACCGTGTCACTCATATGTCGCGACGATAGTGTGGAGACGACGATGGCGCTCCTCGAGGTGACCGCCGCGACCGGCCTCTCCGTCGCCGCCGGGACGGCGGTCACAGCCCTCCTCTGTGTCGGGCCCCGACAGGTGTCCCGCGCGGTAACCGACGTCGACGACCGCCTCCGCGAGGTCGCTCCCTACCTCGGGGCGGCGCTCGCGCTGCTCGCGGCCAAGCAGATCACGCAGGGATACCGGCTGCGGCTCTCGCGCGCGCTTGACTGGAACATCACCGACGAGCTGTACGCGCTGGAGGGCGGGTTCGTGGCGAGCCTCCAGCGCCTGACGCCGGACGCGGCGCTGGAGCTTTTCACCGTGAGCTACATGGTCGGGTTCGCCTTCCTCCTCGTCGCGGCGCCGGTGACGTACTCCCTCTCGGCGGGGCACGGCCAGCGGTACCTGAAGGAGCTGCTCGTCGCGTACATGCTCAACTACGCGGTCGGCACCCTCTGTTACACGCTGTTCATCTCGTACGGGCCGCGGAACTACCTAGAGTCTGTTTCCGGGCTGATGTATCAGATCTACCCGCAGACGCAGGACCTCACCGCGGCCGTCGCGTCGAACACGAACGTGTTCCCGTCGCTTCACACCTCGCTGTCGGTGGCCGTCCTCGCCGTCGCGTGGCGCTCCCGGCGGACCCACCCGCGCTGGACGCCCGCCGCGGCCGCGGTCGCGGCCGCCGTGGTGTTCTCCACGATGTACCTCGGGATCCACTGGCTCACCGACGTCGCGGTCGGCGTCGTGCTCGGCGTCGGGTCGGTGTACGCCGCGACGCGGATCGTCGACCGGGTCGAGTCGCGGCCGGGGGCGCCCCGGACCGGTGGCGAACGCGGGGGGCCGACCGGGCGGCCCGGCGACGACTGACGGGGCACGCACCCGGGAACCCAGCCTCAGTCAGCGGACACACTCAAGTGGCGACGTTCGGGATCGGCCCGTATGGCTCGAACCGAACGCGTCGTCGACGCGCGGGCGCACACCGGTGAGGGGCCGCTGTGGCACCCCACGGAGCGCCGGCTCTACTGGGCCGACGTCCCGGCGGGCGTGTTGTACCGGTACGACCCCGAGACGGGCGAGAACGCGGTCGCGTACGAGACGGACGGCGTCCCTCTCGGCGGGTACACGGTCGAGGCCGACGGGGCGCTGCTGCTTTTCACCCGCGGGTCGGTCGAGCGCTTCGTCCCGGAAGCGTCCGACACGGAGACCGTCCTCACGGTCGACGCGGACACCCGGTTCAACGACGTCGTCGCGGACCCGGAGGGACGGGTGTTCGCCGGAACGATGCCGGGCGAGGACGCGCTCGGCGACCTCTACCGGATCGACACGGACGGCTCGGCGCGCGTCGTCGTCGAGGGGGTAGACGTCCCGAATGGAATGGGGTTTTCGGGGGACGGGACGACGTTCTACCTCACCGAGTCCGAGGAGCGCCGGATCGACGCGTTCGACTACGACTACGTCACCGGCGAGATAGCGAACCGCCGACCCTTCGTTGAGACGCCGCCCGGAGACGGCGTCCCCGACGGGCTGACCGTCGACGCCGAGGACCACCTCTGGTCGGCCCGCTGGGACGGGGGACGAGCCGTCCGGTACGACCCGAGCGGGAGGGCGGTCGCGGCGGTCGAACTCCCCGCGCGGAAGGTGGCCTCCGTCGCGTTCGCCGGCGCCTCCTGCGAGGCGCTGTACCTGACGACCGCGCTCGGCGGCGGCGACAGGGACGGCGAGGGCGACGGCGCGGGCGCGCTGTTCCGAGCGACCGGGCTCCCGGCGAGCGGCCGCCCGGAGTTCCGGTCTCGGATCGCGGTGGCGTAGCGTCGGGGTTTTTCTCGCGGGACGCGCCACGGGGACGCATGACGCGCCACGACCCGGACTCCTTCCGCGGCCGCCTCCTCGCGACGCTGCGGCTCCAGTTCCCGGACGCGCTCGACCCGGCCGGCGGCTTCCGCCTGCTCGACCCGGAGTCCGGGGAGCCGTACGCCGGACCCCGCCGGCACCTCGTCGCGACCTGTCGGTCGATAGCGAACTTCGCGGCCGGTGTGGTGGCCGACGGCCCCGACTGGTGCGCCGAGGCGGCCGAACACGGGATCGAGTTTCTGGAGTCCGCACACCGCGCGGACACGACCGACCGGAGCGAGGGGTACCACCTCGTCGTCGAGGCCGACGGCTCGCCCGTCGACCGCACGCGCTCGGCGTACGGCCACGCGTTCGTCCTGCTCGGGTACGCGCGAGCGGCGGACGTGGGCGTCGACGGCGCGGCCGCGGGGCTGGACGCGACCGTCGACCTCCTCGACGCGCGGTTCCGCGACGGGACCGGCTGTCTCCGGAGCGACTGCGGTCCCGACTGGGCCGAGCGCGAGGCGTACCGCGGCCAGAACGCCAACATGCACGCCTGCGAGGCGTTCCTCGCCGCCTACGAGGCGACCGACGACGGCGCTCACCTCGACCGCGCGCGGCGGATCGCGGAGCGGCTGACCGTCGAACTCGCGGCCGAGACCGACGGCCTGCTGTGGGAGCACTACGACGCGGACTGGGCTCACGACTTCGGGTACAACGCCGACGAGCCGCGCCACCGGTTCCGCCCGCCGGGGTACCAGCCGGGCCACCACGTCGAGTGGGCGAAGCTCTGTGCGCTGTTGGACCGGTACGACGCGACGGCGACGGCGGCGTCCGAGTCGGTTCCCGGCTCGGGCGACTGGTACGACCGCGCGGTCGCGCTGTTCGACGCGGCCGTCGATCTGGGCTGGACGGACGGCGGATTCGCCTACACCGTCGAGCGCGACGGGACAGTTATCGTCGCCGATCGCTACGGCTGGGCGCTCGCGGAGGGGATCGGCGCGGCCGCGGCGCTCGCGGGGCGGGCGACCCGGCGAGGCGACGGAGAGGCGGCCGGCCGCTTCCGCGAGTGGCGCGATCGCTTCGTCGACCGCGCCGACGCGTACCGTGGCCCGGCCGGACTCTGGTACGAGAAGCTCCCGCCGGCCGGAAGCGACGGCGACCCCGATTCGCCGGAGCCGCCGGGCGTCGAACCCGACTACCACCCCGCGAGCGCGTACTTCGAGAGCTGGCGCTCCGGAGTGCGGTGAGCGCGGAACGCGAAACCCGGGGCCGCGGTCACTCCTCGTCGAGCAGGCTCTCGACGAGGTCCTCGGGGTCGAACAGGGTGATGTCGTCGTACCCCTGACCGGTGCCGAGGAAGAGGATCGGCTTGCCGGTGACGTACGCGACCGAGATGGCGGCGCCGCCCGAGGAGTCGGCGTCGGCCTTGGTGAGGATGGCGCCGTCGATCGCGGCCGCGTCGTCGAACTCCTTCGCGCGGTTGACCGCGTCTTGGCCCGCGACCGCCTCGTCGACGAAGAGGGTCATGTCGGGGTCGACGACGCGGTCTATCTTCTCCAGTTGCGCCATCAGGTCGTCGCTCGTGTGGAGCCGCCCTGCGGTGTCACCGAGGACGACGTCGACGTCGTTCGCCTCGGCGTACTCGACGCCGTCGTAGATGACGGCCGCCGGGTCGCCGCCCTGGTCGTGGCTTATCAGATCGCGGCCGAGCCGGTCCGCGTGCTCGCGGATCTGCTCGTTCGCGCCCGCGCGGTACGTGTCGCCGTTCGCGAGGACCGAAGAGTAGCCGCGGTCCGCGAGCCACTCCGACAGCTTCGCGATGCTGGTCGTCTTCCCGACGCCGTTGACGCCGGTGAAGACGATGGTGACCGGCTTCTCCGCCGCCGCGATCCGCTCTTCGAAGTCGAACTGCCCGACCGCGATGACATCGACGAGCGCGTCGTGAAGCGCCGACTCGACGAGTTCGCCGGTCGTCTCCACCTGCTTTCGCGACTCGCCAAGCATGCTCTCGCGGACGCTGTCGAGGATCTGCTCCGCGACGCTCATCTCCACGTCGCTTTCGAGCAGCGCCATCTCGAGGTTCCACAGCGGCTCCTCTAGGTCCTCCTCCTCGATGATGATCCGGCCGGTCGCGAACGCCTTCGCGCGCTGGAAGGTGCTCGGCTCGTCGTCCGACGTCGTCTCGTCCGCGTCGTCGGCCTCGGCGGTTTCGGCGGTTTCGGCGGTCTCAGCAGAGGGGGCGTCGGCCGTCGCGGCGTCGCCCTCGGCGGACGCGTCGCTCTCGGCGGCCGACTCCTCCTCGGGAGGGGCTTCTTCCTCGACCTCCGTCGACTCCTCGACGTCCTCTCGGAAGCCGGAGAGCTTGTCTTTCAGTCCGTCGAACACGGTCGAGTCCTCGTCTTACTCCTCGTCGTCTTGGGCCTGTCCCATCTGCTGCATCTGCTGTTGCTGCATCTGCTGTTGCATCTGCTGGGCCTGCTGTTCCAGCTCGTCGCTCTCGGTCTCCAGTTCGTCGACCTCGGCTTCGGTCTCCTCGATCCGCTCGTCGAGCGCCTCCTGCTTGCGCCGGAGCACGTCGATGGCGTCGTCCTGCGGCTGCTCAGCCGAGTAGTTGCCGCCGAGCGAGACGATGACCTCGTCGATGTCTTGGACCTCCGCGCGGAGGTACGCGCCGCCGCCGAGCGGGACCTGAACGGTCGCGCCCGTGTCGAGGGTCTCGATGGCCTCAACCGCGTCGTCGATGTCGGCCTTCTCCTCGCGGTAGTCTGCGATCTCCGCTTCGAGTTCCTCGATCTCCTCGTCGAGCGCCTGCAGCTCCTGAGAGAGCTGCTGGAGCTGCTGTTGCCCGCCGCCCATCATGCCGCGGACACCTCCTCGATCTCGATCTGGGTGCGCTTGCGGTTGTGCTGGCTCCCAACGTTGGTGTAGATCCGCTCGCGGGCGAGATCCTCGTTTTCCGCCTCGACGTCCTTCGTGAACGGCTGGAAGCCGTCTCGGCTCTGGAACCGTCCACTCACCGTGTAGGTACTCATGTTCCTCGATCCGGCAGGCACAGGGAAGTATCTTCCTAAAAAGGGACAGGCGTCGACCGCGCCGCAAACGGGGCGGAGGCGCCGTGGGAGCGGACGAGGGGCCGTGAGAGCGCACGGGAACGTGAGAGACGACGGCGGAGACGTGAGAGACGACGGCGGAGACGTGAGAGACGACGGCGGGGGCGTCACCCAGAGAGGTCCGCGCGCCGGAACCGGACGACCGCGAGCGCGACGAGGACGGCCGTCGCCGCGAGCAGCACCGCGGCGCCCGTCAGGTCGTACTCGCCCAACACGAGGACCGCGGAGGGGTCGTAGTGCGCCGTCGGGCTGAGGTCCCCGAACGCGGCGTAGTCGGTGCTGGCGACGACCGACTCGAACATGAACAGGGCGAACAGCGCGCCGAGCGCGATCCGTTGGGCGATCCCCGGCCGCGAGGCGAGCGCCGACGTGGCGATCCCGACCGCGACGCACGTCAGGTGGTACGGGACCGCGAGCGCGTGGACCGCGACGAGCCGTTCGGCCGCGATCGTCTCGCCCACCGCGAGGACGCCGACGTACGCGACGACCGGCAGGACGAGGTTCAGCAGGGCGACGAGCGGGACGATCCCTAGGAACCGCCCGATCACCGCGTCGCGGCGCGCGACCGGCGCCGACAGGGTGAGGTCCATCCGGCCGGAGGCGACGTCGCCGGCGATCGTTCCCCCGGCGAGGTACGCGAGGTAGAGACCGACCAGGAGCAGCCACGCGAACTGGTAGAACTCCACGGCGAGGAACCCCTTGATAGAGGAGATGGCGATGATCCCGAACGCCTCCCGAAACGCCGGCGGGAACGCCTCGACGTACGCGTCGAGGTCGATCCCGGCCGTCGACAGCGACGGGAAGAAGGCCAGAAAGAGCAGGAGGAACGCGGAGAGCAGCCCCGTCACAACGAGCGACCCGCGGGTCCGACCGGCGGCGTCGTACCGGGCGATCGCGAGCCACGGCGCCGGGCGGTCGCTCATCGGGCCTCACCCCCCGACTCCGCGGTCGCGCCGCTCCCCGCGTCGCCGGCGGGTTCCACGCCGCCTCCGCCGACTCCCCCGCTCCCTGTCGGTCCCGGCACGTCGCCGTCGTAGAAGGTCATGAACGCCGCTTCGAGCGGCGCGTCGACGACGTCGAGGTCCAGCACGGTGTATCCCGAGAGCAGGTCGATCAGCGCGTCGTACTCGCCGGTCCAGGTGAACGAGACGGTCTCGCCGACCCGGAGGTTCATGATCCCGCGGCGCTCGAAGTCGGCGCGGTCGACCGCCTCCGCGACGCGGACGCGGACCTGCTTTCCGCCGCGCGACCGGAGGGCCGCGACGGACTCGACGGCGACGAGGTGCCCCTCCCGGAGGACGCCCACGCGGTCGCAGAGCGCGGCCACCTCCCCGAGGACGTGCGAGGAGAGGAGCACGCTCGCGCCGTCGTCGACGCGCTCGCGCACCAGACCGGCGAACTCTTCTTGGAGCAGCGGGTCGAGCCCGGAGGTCGGCTCGTCGAGCAACAGGAGGTCCGGGTCGTGCATGAACGCGGCCACGAGGGCCACCTTCTGCCGGTTGCCGCGGGAGAGGTCGGCTATCCGGCGCGACTCGTCGAGGCCGAACCGGTCGACGAGTTCCTCGCGGCTCGACGCGCCGCGGAGCGCCGCCTGATGGTCGAGGAACGCCGCCGCGGTCCGGTCGCGGTCGAGTCCCGGGTCCCCGGGGAGGAAGCCGATCCGTTCGCGAGCGCGACGCGACTCGGTCGGGTCGGTCGCGTCGTGACCGAGGAGGGTCGCGCCGCCGCTCGTGGGCGACAGGAAGCCGAGGAGCGTGCGGATCGCGGTCGTCTTTCCCGCGCCGTTCGGACCGAGGAACCCGAACACCTCGCCCTCCTCGACGGTGAACGAAACGTCTTCGATCCCTCTCACGTCGCCGTAGTACTTGGTGAGGTTCCGGCACTCGATGGCGGGCATACCGCACGCAACTCCGCTGTAGCTCTTAAATGTGGGAGTGCG
The sequence above is a segment of the Halorubrum sp. 2020YC2 genome. Coding sequences within it:
- a CDS encoding DUF5805 domain-containing protein — translated: MGSDRQSVKTYVPTEQKDVWREHADELDMSLSEFVRTMVQAGRRGFAPAAETGSEEPASEPSDPGGRDLETRVRAVLESGPCSWDELVQAVVSDVEDELEATLDDLQDRNRVRYSGRDGGYVLTDE
- the rpl18a gene encoding 50S ribosomal protein L18Ae, which translates into the protein MSTYTVSGRFQSRDGFQPFTKDVEAENEDLARERIYTNVGSQHNRKRTQIEIEEVSAA
- a CDS encoding phosphatase PAP2 family protein, whose translation is MALLEVTAATGLSVAAGTAVTALLCVGPRQVSRAVTDVDDRLREVAPYLGAALALLAAKQITQGYRLRLSRALDWNITDELYALEGGFVASLQRLTPDAALELFTVSYMVGFAFLLVAAPVTYSLSAGHGQRYLKELLVAYMLNYAVGTLCYTLFISYGPRNYLESVSGLMYQIYPQTQDLTAAVASNTNVFPSLHTSLSVAVLAVAWRSRRTHPRWTPAAAAVAAAVVFSTMYLGIHWLTDVAVGVVLGVGSVYAATRIVDRVESRPGAPRTGGERGGPTGRPGDD
- the pfdA gene encoding prefoldin subunit alpha, which encodes MGGGQQQLQQLSQELQALDEEIEELEAEIADYREEKADIDDAVEAIETLDTGATVQVPLGGGAYLRAEVQDIDEVIVSLGGNYSAEQPQDDAIDVLRRKQEALDERIEETEAEVDELETESDELEQQAQQMQQQMQQQQMQQMGQAQDDEE
- a CDS encoding AGE family epimerase/isomerase, which translates into the protein MTRHDPDSFRGRLLATLRLQFPDALDPAGGFRLLDPESGEPYAGPRRHLVATCRSIANFAAGVVADGPDWCAEAAEHGIEFLESAHRADTTDRSEGYHLVVEADGSPVDRTRSAYGHAFVLLGYARAADVGVDGAAAGLDATVDLLDARFRDGTGCLRSDCGPDWAEREAYRGQNANMHACEAFLAAYEATDDGAHLDRARRIAERLTVELAAETDGLLWEHYDADWAHDFGYNADEPRHRFRPPGYQPGHHVEWAKLCALLDRYDATATAASESVPGSGDWYDRAVALFDAAVDLGWTDGGFAYTVERDGTVIVADRYGWALAEGIGAAAALAGRATRRGDGEAAGRFREWRDRFVDRADAYRGPAGLWYEKLPPAGSDGDPDSPEPPGVEPDYHPASAYFESWRSGVR
- the ftsY gene encoding signal recognition particle-docking protein FtsY; translation: MFDGLKDKLSGFREDVEESTEVEEEAPPEEESAAESDASAEGDAATADAPSAETAETAETAEADDADETTSDDEPSTFQRAKAFATGRIIIEEEDLEEPLWNLEMALLESDVEMSVAEQILDSVRESMLGESRKQVETTGELVESALHDALVDVIAVGQFDFEERIAAAEKPVTIVFTGVNGVGKTTSIAKLSEWLADRGYSSVLANGDTYRAGANEQIREHADRLGRDLISHDQGGDPAAVIYDGVEYAEANDVDVVLGDTAGRLHTSDDLMAQLEKIDRVVDPDMTLFVDEAVAGQDAVNRAKEFDDAAAIDGAILTKADADSSGGAAISVAYVTGKPILFLGTGQGYDDITLFDPEDLVESLLDEE
- a CDS encoding ABC transporter ATP-binding protein, coding for MPAIECRNLTKYYGDVRGIEDVSFTVEEGEVFGFLGPNGAGKTTAIRTLLGFLSPTSGGATLLGHDATDPTESRRARERIGFLPGDPGLDRDRTAAAFLDHQAALRGASSREELVDRFGLDESRRIADLSRGNRQKVALVAAFMHDPDLLLLDEPTSGLDPLLQEEFAGLVRERVDDGASVLLSSHVLGEVAALCDRVGVLREGHLVAVESVAALRSRGGKQVRVRVAEAVDRADFERRGIMNLRVGETVSFTWTGEYDALIDLLSGYTVLDLDVVDAPLEAAFMTFYDGDVPGPTGSGGVGGGGVEPAGDAGSGATAESGGEAR
- a CDS encoding ABC transporter permease subunit, which gives rise to MSDRPAPWLAIARYDAAGRTRGSLVVTGLLSAFLLLFLAFFPSLSTAGIDLDAYVEAFPPAFREAFGIIAISSIKGFLAVEFYQFAWLLLVGLYLAYLAGGTIAGDVASGRMDLTLSAPVARRDAVIGRFLGIVPLVALLNLVLPVVAYVGVLAVGETIAAERLVAVHALAVPYHLTCVAVGIATSALASRPGIAQRIALGALFALFMFESVVASTDYAAFGDLSPTAHYDPSAVLVLGEYDLTGAAVLLAATAVLVALAVVRFRRADLSG
- a CDS encoding tyrosine-type recombinase/integrase, giving the protein MSSTRTAPDPDDPVGYFLEDLTYHGKTDRTRESYERVLRRFESFLDDGEPGSATHRDCMSFVHSLRGDVADSTVATYAAYLHRFYGYMTEVGAFDGNPMTLVMEEMDETVDKDPARRDVSIPAMRSFVAGIRHPLHRALVVTLLKTGMRVGELCNLDLRDLSVTDSDLDAAYSLGGRPALSGRPDSVFVTAEATVGEELNGEVRAAANKRKRGTVIPVDDELRRTLKRWLAVRPDSPSPAEPLFVGTAEGWGERLEPQAVRHVVERYAREEGWYRTGGGADENVTPHYFRHFFTTHLRDRTGDRGVVKYLRGDVADDVIDTYTHNWGDQVREVYEASVYRLLP
- a CDS encoding DUF4795 domain-containing protein translates to MSERTAEAATTVDEDGIRVEKSFTDDAFPVPAVMYTLSSHREDPVRVRIVDRVPESFPMDQVGFHPEYESENWTAYKDHRVEFERVIDPDESVETVFGIRDEDPDLDGFLGTPVIEHVPVGEEIEDVLGAGDTDAVREVLSGDRATLPGMADDDEPIPEDPGEASAAEEADAEPAEPAATDAEPEAADPEADDGPEAEREPDAPVPRAVDEGTPAVTAHEGEPLGVAAEAGTEAEPEGESEPADAADEPDETAEVDDTEAEAPAEGESEAAGERSRDDDLSDEEPGDAEASLPGEGGLAAALAAEIRSGAADEEDIETIESAFDAGVPRSVDVRIARLQSSVADIEAYADALAEFIDGEGTAREILDGIDDRVDTVESEVSALDDRLDEADEERETIESDVARVDSAVDSASNAVDAVEERVGAVEGDVDAVEGDVRNVEDDVRNVEGDVRAVEDEVASVDETVASVRDAVSAVETDVDDLTADVDRVEGEAEAVAESVDDLGDDVEALYEEVDRAAERAENAEGLAEDAAADADDVAARVDDVESDLGRFDEEFDDLWDDLAEVDTRLTDIEDQLGEDLDDVAAEIDEINDHLDELDEFRTRLNEAFGP
- a CDS encoding SMP-30/gluconolactonase/LRE family protein codes for the protein MARTERVVDARAHTGEGPLWHPTERRLYWADVPAGVLYRYDPETGENAVAYETDGVPLGGYTVEADGALLLFTRGSVERFVPEASDTETVLTVDADTRFNDVVADPEGRVFAGTMPGEDALGDLYRIDTDGSARVVVEGVDVPNGMGFSGDGTTFYLTESEERRIDAFDYDYVTGEIANRRPFVETPPGDGVPDGLTVDAEDHLWSARWDGGRAVRYDPSGRAVAAVELPARKVASVAFAGASCEALYLTTALGGGDRDGEGDGAGALFRATGLPASGRPEFRSRIAVA